The Leptodactylus fuscus isolate aLepFus1 chromosome 5, aLepFus1.hap2, whole genome shotgun sequence genome segment gaaataggggaggggggaagtgagaGCTCcaaaatttttcaactttttgtctcctgctcttcctcttatcagccggtttaattgaatttggctgataagggctgagatagggagcacagtacctctgtatgtattacaaaccgactcaaatccagctctgctacatcagcttcatactgtggtaatgcatttacaaccagtccctcattactgactgcaaacatagcagatagcagagcaagtgaaaccccgcccaccaatgtgccgagaaagccaggaagtgaagagagcatacagcctgcaggttggtgaacaagggttatgggaatacccctttaagtgtcaagaAAATGATATACAAATGTCTGTGCTTAGGTATGTAGGTAAAGTGTGCCAAGAAGAGAGATCACTGCATTTATCTGATCAACAGAAATATTTGATGTATTGCAATGAACAGAGGATCACTTTCTCTATCCCTAATTATATAGCTCATTATCTTACACACAAGAAATCATTACCTAGATTTTAGTTAAGTGAATATTTTCAAGAAACAATACACAAAAGCAGAAGGCCTTAATACTGTACCTCTTCTGCTGCCTGCTTAGAGCCAAGGTCGGCCTCATCCTTATGTGCAGAAGGAGCCTGAGACCTGCATGCCAGCTGGTACTGGTATTTTCTGAGTGTGTGAGCGTAGTCTCCCATGGAGCGGCTATAATTCCAGAAGGTTGGGCTGTTTGATGTCGAGCTtgattctggacttcctatattaCCATGTACATAGAGTAGTGTAGCAAGATCAGTAGAAATTCCAGTAGAACATCAAACAGTAAATTAATATGACAAAAGACAAAATAGTAAATTGTCTTGAAATCACTTTAATGCTGGCATGAACACGAGTTTCCCCTCAAATCCACAGTAGTAAAAACCACCCATAGTGTAAACGACTCCCCATGGGTCTCCCATACCTTTCAACCTTTGTACGTCAATGGTTAAAAGCTAAAGATGAAACCTTCAACAATCAAAGGTTGCTGCAGGTTTAAAACAGACAGAATAGGTCACTTTGCACTGCGGGATTTTGTCTCAGCAAGTCAATGAGATATGAGGaaaatctcattcactatgcGCTACTGTACATCATAGTGGGTGGGTCTGCAGCTAACCTCCGGCCAGTAAGTCTCAGGTTTCACCAGCCTAAAATTTCTTAAAAATCATATACCTAGCTGGGAACGCTGCTGCTTTTCTTCTTCACTACGGATAAAAGTATCCAGTGACTTGAGGTCATTCAAGAAGTCATCCTTGCCAGCAGGGGAACTATAAGCAAATGGTGATGAGCGATACCGAGATCGTAAGCCACTGTTTTCCAACGGACCAAGACTACTGGGATAGGATGACGATCCTGGCGTGGGACTAAAGTTTTGTACCTGAAAACAGAAGACACGTTTTTATTTCTCCCATAATCAAGAAAGGAGGTAACAAAAGAGACCTCCAAAAACATTTTATCAGTTAAAGAGCAAGACAATCGgttgttgggaaaaaaaaaaaaaaaaaaaaattttttaaagggatcctatcgttcacacactattttttctaggtatcacgtcagaatggcctttagaaaggctatttgtctcctacctttccttttcttttccgtgccgccgttcgcctacaatcccgtttttttctcggtatgtaaatgagctctctcggagcactggggcgggccccagcgctcaaacagcactggaagcgtccccaatgctggcaAAAAGCTCTctggcgccgcctccatcttcatctgcaacgacgtcttcactgcgtcttcttacttctaggcctcgggcaagcagactgcgcatgcccgccggccacgagaaaatggccgcttacaatactgtggaagcgatCATTTTTCttgtgcccgaggcctagaagtaagaagaagccgccagaagaagacgcaatgaagacctcgttgcagatgaagatggaggcggtgctggagagctctctggcagcgttggggacgcccccagtgctgtttgagcgctgggacccgcccccagtgcggagagagagctcatttacataacgAGAAAAAGCggaattgtaggcgaacggcggcacagagaagaaaaggaaaggtaggagacgaatagcctttctaaaggctattccaacatggtacctagaaaaaaatagtgtatgaatgataagatccctttaagtttttgccTCCCTACATTCAATCATCTAATGCAGGGCAGTAAGTATCCAGCAAAGGAAGTTTTCTTCCATTTGTCAGTACTTGTGAGCTTAAATGGGCTAGATCTGATTTCCCTCCAAAGCCTCCTGCACATGGTCTGGAAAATGCAATACTTTATCCATGAATAAGACTGGGTTTCCACATAAATTTTTTCTTTCAAAACCAAAAACTAGGAGTGCGTTCAATAAAATAGCAGTAGCTGCACCATATACCTTCTCtctttatgatccacacctggttttggaataagaacaagcaaaaaaaaaccaaaaacctaaaGCAAACCTGAATGTCGGAATTTTGGTATTCAATTAAAGCCATTCTTCAAAGAAACGAAGGGTGGCTATAAGTGAACATAGCAATGATACAAGGAGTACACAAAGCATTATTATACCCTTCCTGACAgtgacattttttatatttttgatattcgtttttgaccatataattttttaatttattcggttcacagagccacatgagggcttatggtttgagggacaaattgttcttcataatggtgccattATTATGCTGTACTATTTGCCGGGAAGCTggataaaaattcagaatgaggtagaattggagaaaaagtgtatttgtacgagtttcttaggggctttgtttttatggtgttccctCTACAACTATgacgacatgtcacctgtattctgtttcggtacaattttatattttacattatattatatttacattttaccccccttaaaaaaaatctaaagctttgaaaaaataatttcctaaagtcgtcatgttctgacacccttgacttttttttatatttccatgtaaggAGATgtgcataaggtgtcttttttgtggTGCCTggtgtacattttagttataccattttggtgacTGTATTGCttttacagcagatgttgggaaggggtaaaaaattttaaaaaaaattaaaaataagccAAACAGTTTAGGCTATGTTGACATCTGTTGAGGATGAAAATGATAAAGGATTTTTCTACAGGTTTATAACAAAATGTGCTGTACTAACATACTCTAACACTGCTGACTAATTATTACTCTAAATGTTTCCAGATTAAATGAAGAAAAGTTGGTAGTGGAGGATTTTAACATAATTGATATTACCTTGGTGTAGTTGTTGTTTGGAGAGTAAGGGACAGTTGTAGTAAAAGAACTACCACTGCTTGGTAACAGAGCCTGGATCTGGGGGCTATACCCACTGATGAAACTAGAAGAGAACTTGGGACTGGTGCTGGGTGAACGTGATGGACTGTAGCTCAGTACACTTTGTCCTAGCATGCTTGGAGAAGGTGTGGATGCTGGAACTACACTTTTCACAAGATCCTTTGGTGGAGAACATTGAACATCTGTAAATAAAACATTAGAAATTAAGAAATAAAAGAGAAATTATATACATGCATTTATCAGATTAATTGTATTTAATATTTCAAAAATGtaagactagaaaaaaaaaaaacacacaagattTATCACACTGGCAGAGGCTGTATGGTATATTAGGTACCTCTTTAGTCGGTCTAGTTTAACCATATATAATTAGTTGACTTACTTTGCATCAAAACTTTCTGAGCTAAAACGATAAAAAGTCTTATTTTATGTCTACATGAAagtgtaaaaacaaaaacaagaaacaccacacacacaaaaCACATATTTACATGAGTTTTGAACGCCAAGAAGTTTCTGCTGGGAGGGACTCAGTGTAAGatttggtgatgtcatagtatattTGAAATACCTCCAAAAATCAACCAAGGCATTCAGACTGAACAGCAAAGCAAATGCCAGTTCTGTtaagaaataaatacaaaaagatTAGAGATAGAGATCACTTTTCCAGCTTATGCACACAATGCTGTATGGTTATTGCAAATGATCCAAAATTACAAAATGTATATGACTAAACCACCATAAAGACGTGCAGACAGAGTAATTCTTGCTAAAAAAACAGCATTTAATACATTTTATGCTCTATGCATTCTTCTGCGAGTCTAAATCAGCCATCTTTACAAATTCTAAACTTAAAGTTCTTACCTACACATATATCATAGCAAACTATAATAAAAGCAGGTCAGAAGAGGTTTAGGTGAACAGAAAAAAAGTATACCAGAAAAGAGCATAACAATAGGCATGTTGTCTGaacattacttaaaggggttttccgggcaaaaaaaggtttattaaaaaaaaaaaaagtctgttagtgctactaataagttaataaatgtacccatatacctatatctgtgttttgagtgatttctgtgggctgctggtatctctgcttttgtttacatgctcTGCTTCCTGCTATCTAACTTCCTCACTAAACCTCTCACTTTTCTCacgcctccttcctctctcccctccctgtctcactaactaTCTCACCCTGCCCTACCTACTCACCCCAACACCCGACCCATAGTATACACTTACCCCTCCATGATTCTTCCGGTGAGACGGCCCCTCCACCTGTAACCCTCTTTAGCCGAGAcaactctactgcgcatgcgtggaagcGCAGTAGCGGTGAATTACAGGTGGCGGAGTGTACAGTGTAAAAAAGCACGCCCCACACAAAccgcaggaggaggagccatctcgccagaagaagccatggatgggCAAGTATGCGTGGAGTGAATGGGGGGTTCGTgactgtttccagaaatggggaaacagatagTCACTGGATAattagaaaatgtccctggggtggtcacatgacctcctCAGGGATATGAGTAactattacagatgagcgagtactattcaaaacggctgttttgaatagcacgcacccataggaatgaatggaagcggccggcacgcaggctttgccggcggccggccgtttAACCTCCTGCgtgccagctatgtccattcattcctatgggtgcgtgctattcgaaacagccgtttcaaatagtactcgctcatctctagtaactatacatttttgataatcaatgttatttagaaagtagaaggggggagggtgtttagagtagTGTAGGGATTATCACAGATAACCCCTGTAACCTAACAAAACAaacattaaattaaaaaattacaaaggacctttcatgtcctcatagatgtcTGATATATAAAATACCTTTATATGTGCCCCGCTCCTGGAGATTTCAGTACCGTTAATTtctccaatatctccccactgtcagcagGGCAAGGCCATAAAGGTCAGTGTCATCAGCTGGCACATATtggaaaagccgacagtacacAGAGTTCActgcattgttggctttctagcttAATACTGCACATCAATGAGGAAATGAACTGCCCTCTTTATAAACATAAGAGGATAGTGCATAGTAATAACATCACTACAAATGGTATACAGCACATtttaacacacacacattatatatatatatatatatatatatatatatatataatgagaaaAATGATTGTATTATTACTGAATCAACTCTAAAAGCAGGGCATATACATTGATTCTTGTTAATAGGCAACAATATTAAGTACTTAAGGCTTaggtcccacgttgcgaaaaaagcagggtttttttttttttttttgcagattttgatgtggtttttgagccaaaccaaggAGTAAGAAATACAAAGGAGACacttataattttatataattttatcatttgctcaatccacacctggctttggagaggagaaaaaaaaaaaaaaggaaaaatttgcttttcaaattgagttttcatactgatgaccaacGGTCATTGGTATATGAGCTGTCAGGGTCTGACATGCAGATCACACACAAATCAGCTGCTGGAGAAGTCTGTGGGTGCCAGAAACTGCTACTGGACGGGAAGTGGCATAGTAATGAGAGGCGCAGCAGCCCCCTCCACTGCACAGCAGCTTTTCTAGTGCTGCGTCCATTCATAAGTATGAAAACTCACTTTGGGACCAAGAAACCCCTTTTAAATTAAAATAGTACAGAGGGACTAGGAAGAAATAAGAATTACAAACAAGTATTTGGACAACTTACCAATGTACCATAAGGGCCAGCATGAAATCTTATAGTATGTACTAATTAGTTTCCCTGTCCTAAAAGAGGAAGAAATAAACAGTCAAATTAAACTAGAATTTCTAATTATCGTGTGACTAAAATAAGCATTAATGAATTACATAGTGCTATAGTCCAACAAAGacaagagcagcaccatgtacagAACCCTTCCCAGGAAGGGTGCAAAGTCAAATGGACCCAGCCTAGGGTCCCTCAATAGCCAAGTGGATAACGAACAGGCAGCACTCTAAATtgatgaataaaaagtgatgtgtggatttattccaactGCAACTTTTCAGTGCTCAAGCTTGAGAAAGGTTCTGTTTATGTAGAACCGAAATGCTATAGTTGGAATAAATTCCCACCCAACTTTTTATTCATCAGTTTGGAGTGCTGCCTGTTCCTTATCTACTTACATAGTACTATATTATCTACAGGAAAGGTGACTGGGGGAGAATTCATTGAATGATTTGTGTCAATAAAATGTACCATGGGAGTTGCACCAAATGATAAATTACATCAGCTTTCAAAAGACCACCCTTTAAAACTGCGCCAAGCTTATCAAGAATCCACAACTAATAAATTTGTCCCAATTTGCATAATTTTTAGACTTGACTAGTCAAGTAATTTTTAGACACATTTAATGTGCTGAATCACTGGACACATCACTACTGGCATTCATGTTGAACACAAGAATAGCATCCTGTATACCCTGTTTTTCCACACTTCACAATGACAGGGGAACAAGCGTTTCAATGGAGCTGCAGTTGAGTATATGCTCTGTCACAGAAGGAGAAAGGAGAAAAGAGGAGAGAGAGAAAAATTGTACTTTGCTATCAGTTCCACTTTCTTTGAATGTAACACATGCTTAGCCTCCATTCCATTCACACTGCTCCTCAATGTGCTTGTATAGTGAACAAGAAAAAGGGACCCAGGACCtccattctcatgatcagtggggttccaGTGGTGGTACCCCTAGCAATTAGGTTATGACCTCTCCTGTGGAAAAGTATATCAGTGGCTAGTATAGAGATCTTTCTAATGACCTCTTCACATCTGGATCTGTAATCAACACAAGGAGATGCTCTCTATGTCTACAAGGCAACAACATCATAgataagaattattttttttgtaagagAACTTAGACTACAGAACTCAATGTAAAATGACAAACTATTCCAACAAGTTAATAAAGGGCTCGTGTTTCTTGAAAATATAATGCCATAAGTTATGGATACTAGATCTCATGATGGACTGTTGATTATCTTAAGGCTGAGTGcatatgggtttttttggtccggaaactgaggcagaggacgcctcagtttccggacctaAAAAcagtagccatgactggatgccgatgttgtgcacctgcatccagtcgtgcactccactccagattaggcccaatgaatgggcctagtcggggggagggagtgtcttcagtggGATTtgtgaggcgaatcggcctgaagaatgagcttaTCCGTTCTTTTttacaggagccggaacaaacggctcctagaaaaaaaacgacctgaccggctcccattgatttaaatgggagccgtcttttcggtcaggattttgaggcgaatacggcctcaaactcCTGACTAAAATACCCCGACAGGTCTATGTCTTTTTTTTGCAACCTTATCACCTATGTAATCCAGCTCTCACACTTACATAACATACTTTATTGGAATAGTTACAGCCTTTCTAGTTTTACTCACATTTCTGTATAAATCATTCCAGCCAGAGACAAATTTAAAACCCCCCAGGCCAGGACAACATTTCGGGCATGCGCCTCTCTTCTCATCTTGATGGCTGCATCAATGAACGATGTAGATGGACTTCGCTGGTCAGACTTCTCTCCTAATAAGATCAAAGCAATACAGTTCTACCCATATTACATCTCTACCCAAACACAGCAGAAAATAGCTTATAGCCATTTAATTTTTCAAGTGCCCACATACATTAGATTAATGCTGGCCAAACAAAGCGCACCTCTGTTATagaaacttttcataaatgaatagtacaggtgaattgGAAGCTTTATaatataccttaaaggggttgtcccatcacaaggatcctatctatactgcttgttaatgtgaatgtaagacttttcctaaatacattgcttcagcaaaactgctttgtttggccactatcttactttattcatttttttgtggccacagccctgacctagctgctcctgagtcaagtgatgtgtctgcctgctctcagggggagggaggaggagctaagtgcacaggagcgagcctggtgggAGGGGGTAGTTTACTCTTTGGGGGaaagggccgccaatacagggttagacgccggcacaagtgaagtcagcaacatctctatgcttctgccctgcatgaagcaagtagcggcagaagcgatgttgctattccggggcggggggcggaggagtggaataacagcatcgcttctgctactgttggcttcatgcagggcagaagcatagggatgttgctggcttcacctgtgccggcgtctaactgtccccgacatccgctgtaatagagaggcagatgctggggactgttagacgccggcacaggcacatcgctatgcttctgccctgcatgaagccagcagcggcagaagcgatgctgttattccgctccggggtcacatatgcaaagccaagcggcgagatgccgctggccctgcgtgcacgctcatacaccagtctagccttcacaatgcagacccggcaccctgtcgggtctgtatttgcattgtgaaggctagactggtctatgagcgcgcacgcagggccggcggcatctcgccgcttggctttgcatatgtgaccccgcccaccaatgacgagacaaagccggaagacagaagaattcacagaaacgaagactggtgagtatgcgacgtgggactacccctttaataaagaaaaatgtttcCTTTTGCTGGAAAAGACCCACAAAGAACTGTCCTTGTACACTGTGTAACTGCTAAATCTTTCATGATGTTGCTCTACCACTGCTCATATTATGGAAATAAATCAGTTGACTAtcagcagcctctacctcctctcatCTCCATATACTTATGAACGTGAGACTGTGTATGGCTACTATTAGTAATCAGTCTGAATGAAGCGGAGGAGGAGAAagcagcctgataagtggagaaggcaTCATATGAATTAAAgatgatctttcaccacctccaacaactccagttcttagcatctattaataggTGCTGGTCCACTGATCCTGGCACACTTGGAATTTACTCTCTAGCCACCACAGTTTCCAAGCGAACAATGCTGTTCTTTTCGGGGccttatatgctaattagtctctgcactgtcaggagggcgatgTCAAGGCAGGAGTACACAAGTCACATAGaatgtgactctgagctctgacactgtagTAAAAATAAGCTTTATACTCACCTATTGCTTGTACTCCCCATGAAGACACAGTTCTTCGATTAAGACAGAGGAATACAACGTCAGTACACTTGCCCTGAAACTCCAGAACTTGTGCAGTGAAGCTGAGGTGTACATCTCCAGCTTTACTTAAGAACAGTGCAGGCACGAGGAGCACCAAATAGAAGTCCAAGGAGTCTCATTTCTAGGCAAGTatagaagttttttttatttttaatgcggcCATGGATTACATTATAACAGAGTGAATTGGGACACTAAAGCACAGGTTTATACAAATCAGTGGATGGTTTAGTGACAAATCAACCTGGCAGgtccctttaaatagcacatcaggcaccaaaactaactgtgcttgttactcaggaaacagagaaaaaaattccaactgtactggaattaGAGGAGCAATAACTATTGACTACACTAACAGGTGCTAAGAAGTGAAGGTGGTAAGAGGTCCTCTAAAGGAGAGGGATTACTTTCtgcactggttaagctttattactaatgtacCGGTATACGCCAGTGCTGTTTATTACTTTTGCAAAGAGCAGCAAGGAAGACTGAAATTTTGGTTCTCTCTCCACTCTggctctgtgatgtcaccaactcATAGGCGACTTGGGCTGCAGTTCAATTTAGAATGTGATCAAACGTTGGAATTGTATTATAGGAGACAGAGGAACAAGAGTTATGGTTTCTTTTGCTGCCCTCTGCAAAAATAATGAATAGGGTTGTGAGGGACGGGGATCTGTATTGGTAAAAAAgcttaaccagtgcagggaatgtaaggtaagggtgggttcacaccagtgtccgatctccgttttgcaggtttctgttggcagaagacggaaacccagcattcagtgtccgctggtgagcgtcttgtgctctctgcggcgaaaccggggtttgtttgttttttaaaactggacacaaaacggttttgccatggagagcagaagatgctcacgggcgggaCACTTTGCAAATGAACGGgtgtgaaaactgcctgccgcttTCCACCtcatgtccagtttctcgggcaggaaacggacatcgggcgctggtgtgaacccaccctaagcttTTCTATCAGATGAGTGGATTGATCATTGCACATATACATTTACCATCTTCTGCTGGAGTAGTCAACCATCTGTATGGCCAGTGACCCCTCACTCCAGTCATTCAATGCAGATGAGCAGGAGGCTGAGGATGCCGGGtctagagatcagtgggggtcaccTATGAGCAGATAAGACGTTTGTGCGACAACCCCTATAACCTTTATTCCTTCTCTTATATCATCCCCAATAGGAGGGTGACCCTTGCTGTGTTATCCAGTGCCTACCCCCGAGCACCCCCTATACACACAGCCTGTCACAGACGAACAAGTACCTAGCATGTTATCGAGGTAGGAGCCGCTCTTGTTACTGTCAGCCATCACGAAGGGGTTAAGCCCCACACACGCGCTGTAGCACGTTGGTCAGGATTTACGAAACGAGACCGTCAAAAGAAGGTTTCTTCACACAGTAAAGTGGCGGACAACTCCGGTCACCATTCTGGTCTTCCTCCACGCCTCGGTACTGGCCTCGTAACGTCACCTGAAGTATGTAAGAGAACTTCCCGCCTACCGTCAGCGGCCGGCATGGACTAAGCCTGAAGTGATGACATCAGAGTCATGTGACTGAAGAGTacgggaaggggcggggcttagcacagcGTCTACTAGACAAGCAGTGGTGGGAGTGACCGGCTGATACCAGGACTGGGATGTGTCCTGGAATAACGTGTGTGAGGGCAGGAGCGCAGCTGGTAGTATGGGAGTGAAGACCAGCCAGTTATTAAAGGGTTTATTTACGGATTTAAAGGGCGGTCACATAATACATTCTGGCCTCGATATTGCTGGTACATGCAGTGCTTCATTACAGGACAACCACTGAAAACCTTGTCTATTGACCTGAACTCAATGGAAAATAAAAGTCACTGGCTCCAAATTCTTCAGCCCTACCCCCTCCAAATTAAATAGGTTATCTGCTTTCTAAGACTGAtaatcctttggataggtcatcaatattagacctgcGAGGGTCCTACATCAGGGACCCCTGCAGGTCATCTGTTCCAGGGCACAGCagctcctggtaatgtttacatggcGGTAGCCTcactgctcacttgctgtacaaaGTGTAGTGCTGACTTTAGGTACTGCTGTagaaaagtgagaaaaaaaatccagctccactccttaaGTCCCTTTTGTTAAAACGTagcatttatttttacatttgtttaaaaaaaatccagtgtATGTTACAGGCATGATTGCTCTTAGATCAACTCCATGTTCCCAAAGAAaagccagctgacgcgtttcaaggacaGGCACGTCCCCTTAATCGTAGCCTAACTTCGTTCTCCCTTCGGTTGCTATAAATACCCTTCCCATGATTGTGGACACATGAGGTGTCCCGGAAATACAAACAAATGGGAAAGGAAATTGAACCTGTATCAATTAAACACATATCAAAGACAATaacatttaaaaacaaacaacaacaaaacaatGAGAACAATGAACAtgatatatataaatacaaagtTGCAAGTAAATCCCATGTTAACCATAACAATTGTACGTGCACAATAAAAGGCCCATTTAGACAGAATTACGTAAGGTAAGTATGTGTACTACagctaacatatatatatatatatatatatatatatatatatatatatatatatatatatatatacactcaccacccactttattaggtacaccatgctagtaacgggttggacccccttttgccttcagaactgcctcaattcttcgtggcatagattcaacaaggtgctggaagcattcctcagagattttggtccatattgacatgatggcatcacacagttgccgtagatttgtcggctgcacatccatgatgcgaatctcccgttccaccacatcccaaagatgctctattggattgagatctggtgactgtggaggccattggagtacagtgaactcattgtcatgttcaagaaaccagtctgagatgattccagctttatgacatggcgcattatcctgctgaaagtagccatcagatgttgggtacattgtggtcataaagggatgggcatggtcagcaacaatactcaggtaggctttggcgttgcaacgatgctcaattggtaccaaggggcccaaagagtgccaagaaaatattccccacaccatgacaccaccaccagcagcctgaaccgttgatacaaggcaggatggatccatgctttcatgttgttgacgccaaattctgaccctac includes the following:
- the TMEM209 gene encoding transmembrane protein 209 is translated as MADSNKSGSYLDNMLGEKSDQRSPSTSFIDAAIKMRREAHARNVVLAWGVLNLSLAGMIYTEMTGKLISTYYKISCWPLWYIELAFALLFSLNALVDFWRYFKYTMTSPNLTLSPSQQKLLGVQNSYVQCSPPKDLVKSVVPASTPSPSMLGQSVLSYSPSRSPSTSPKFSSSFISGYSPQIQALLPSSGSSFTTTVPYSPNNNYTKVQNFSPTPGSSSYPSSLGPLENSGLRSRYRSSPFAYSSPAGKDDFLNDLKSLDTFIRSEEEKQQRSQLGSPESSSTSNSPTFWNYSRSMGDYAHTLRKYQYQLACRSQAPSAHKDEADLGSKQAAEEIWARVTMNRQLLDHMDSWTEKLRNWINETILVPLVQEMETVNMQMRRLGCPELQIGESSISSLKQAALVKAPLIPSLNVIVQYLDTTPNQEYLFERIKELSHGGCMSSFRWNGGGDFKGRKWDTDLPTDSAILMHVFCTYLDSRLPPHPKYPDGKTFTSQHFVQTPDKPDTTNENVFCIHQSNINPPHYELVYQKHIYNLPKGRNNLFHTLLMFLYIIKTKESGMLGRVNLGLSGVNILWIFGDL